TTGTGTTCAGTTTCCAGAAATACGCATGTCCATAGATGGCAAAATATTGGATCCCGGGCTTTATCAGGAAACTATTTCTTACTATTCAAATGATTCGTATGAAAAAACAAAAATAGATCCTCAGAAAGTAAGTGATCTCATCAATAAAAAGGCGTCCTTGATCATTAGTGGTATTCAGGAATATAATCTGAATATTCAAAGCTTTGCGCACCAGCTGTCAGAGGAGCTTCATAGCGATATCGATATCACGTTGTTTTACAACGCCATCAATCAACTATCCTTTGATATTCACTACGACCCTGTAGCTGTATTTACCGTTCAGTTGGAAGGGCAAAAAAAATGGCAAGTTTTTAAAAGTGGGGATAATTCTCAGGATAAAGAAAGTTTGCAGCCGGAAACTGAATATGTTCTTAACAAAGGAGATATATTATATATTCCTAGTGGGATCTGGCATAAAGCAAACCCCGAAACAAATAATTCCTTAAGTATGTCGATAGCTGTTCGGAATAATAATGTACTGGATTTGATTGTCTGCATTTTGGAATCGTATGTTCATCCTGAATTATTAAAAAATGAATCCTATTACATTACAATGCCCCGCAATCCCGAGGCTTTAACTCAGCTCAAAATGCAGATTAAAAACGATTTGATTAAGTGTATTGAAAACCTTGACGACCGTCAATTTTCCGCAACCATAGCAACATTAAATCGCGAGAACAAGATAAAAAAAGGTAATAGTACTTATCATATTCCATTTGATCTGGGTAATTAATTCAAATTTTCACAAACACTTCATTAAGATCAAATGAGTAAAACCACACCGGAAAATCTCCTCCTGAGTCTGTTCAACCTCCGATGGTCAGATTTCGCGAAATCGAAAGAAGAGCAAAATATGCCATATGATTTTAAAAAGGTTTTGATAGTTTCGGAAAACAAAGAACTGAAACAATTAATTAACAGCAAACAGAAGTTGCAGGAAATT
The genomic region above belongs to Mucilaginibacter sp. KACC 22773 and contains:
- a CDS encoding JmjC domain-containing protein; amino-acid sequence: MTVLEKILHPLEKEHFLENYHNKKVLFIKGEQEKFKDFFSFGDLNYFLNTHASCVQFPEIRMSIDGKILDPGLYQETISYYSNDSYEKTKIDPQKVSDLINKKASLIISGIQEYNLNIQSFAHQLSEELHSDIDITLFYNAINQLSFDIHYDPVAVFTVQLEGQKKWQVFKSGDNSQDKESLQPETEYVLNKGDILYIPSGIWHKANPETNNSLSMSIAVRNNNVLDLIVCILESYVHPELLKNESYYITMPRNPEALTQLKMQIKNDLIKCIENLDDRQFSATIATLNRENKIKKGNSTYHIPFDLGN